Genomic DNA from Kluyveromyces lactis strain NRRL Y-1140 chromosome C complete sequence:
TTTCTAATCTGCctgattcaaaagaactACAATCACTAAAAGATCGTTTAACTAAGGCTAAGCATTCTTTGGAACAGACCGTGGATTCGGTGcaatttcaagattgtGTTCTATTTTGGAATCGGTGGGACATGATCAAATACAATGCTGTTGAAAtgatggaagaagaggatgatgatgagttGGTAGAATCGGTTATAGAGGAGTTagaagaaggaagatgGTATAACGAATCGTGAACTAAAGCCACTTCTTTCTGCTTAACGCTAACGCATGTTATTTCTGACCGTATGCAAGTTCATCTGTCAATGGGTGAATATAACTTTAcctttccaaaattttttcGTGTTTGTCATCAGctgtatttttttcacttcatTATGGGAACActtttgttcaatgggGAACTTTTCTATTCAATTCActagaaaaaaaatcattatATCATATTTTTATTTACAACTTGGTTTTGATTTATCATCTACTTGTCTTATATAAAGATATACTTTTACCTGCATCATTTATTTTTTCGGCTTAATTACAATCGAGTTTCCAAGCGTGTGCCCTTGAGGTTCCTAAACAATATACTGCATCCCACTTGTGAGTGCTAAAAGTTTTAATGTACCATATAGGGACCCTATGTACTTAATCTCGATAGACTCTGCAAGATTTGCTGAAACTGACCGTGGAATTACAGTTTGAAGATCATCATTCCACAAAGCTACAATTCTTCCACCGCTATATTCAAAAATCCTCACTACTAATTGATAAGCCAATTCTTTTGCCGCTTTATTAAAGTCAGAATTTAAACGCTGAAAGACTGCCCAAAAAAGTGAGTTTTCACTAAAAGTATACCACATAGAActcaatttcaatgacCTCAGGTGGTTAGGCAAAGGAACTGCggaaatattcaaatcaattaaTAGCtcctgaagaagaagtatgTTTTCCATCTTTGGCACAATGGCGTCGCATTGTTCTAAAAACAAAAGTGTTATAAATCTGCTATCACCTGATATTAAGTATCCAATAAAAGTCAATGTTCTATGATATAATGTCCCATCCAAATCCTGGATTATTTTCCCAACAATCTCAGTGGTATCTGAAAAAACTTGAAATATCACAGCGAATACCTCTTTGAGATCTCTGGTGGTATTATATTCTGTAATTAATCGCAATAGTGCTATCATTTCATGATCGCTAACTTCTCGAAGCATCGAACAGCAAACGTTCACAAATGTCAAAAACATATCATCATCTAATGTATCCCATAAACTTAccaaaaattgttcttgcAAAATTACACCTGCACTGAATGACTTTGGTACTTTCAGGAAAAATTTTGGTAACCATATCTTGTTGAACTCAAACCTACTCGAAACAGTTTTATAAACTATCTCTTGCATAATTGATCTGCTTTCTGGGTCAAAAGGACCCTTGCTTTTTGTTTCGATATCATGCAAATACTGGAACACAGGGTTTTCACCACCGTTCTGCACAACTACTGCTTCCAAAAAAGCTTCTGATTTTAGAATAGTATCATTGATAACTTGGATTTCTCGAAGTACATTCAAATCTATGACTAAGTTTTCAGTGTACCGTCCAACGTTTTCTAAAAGATCATTAGACTTTTTAGATAGATCTTTTTCCCCAGAAGAGATACTATATAACATGCCAATCTCACTATCGACTGCGTGTATCGTGTGCATGCTCtatatttttgaagataatacGTTCTCGAACAGGAAATATCAAATGCTGTAATTCAAAACACAGGTCAAACCCAAACCAAACATTTTGTGACAGGAAATTCAAATCTGCTGTTATTCCTAGTGTCTGTTGAACCAAAAGGCTTGACATAAACCTGCGACAGCGAAGAAaataatttttttctttttttgttttgacGCTTCTTTTTGTCACTGATAGTTTCAGATTGAAACTTTCATTCTAACGGAAAACGCGAACATATGTCAAGAATGAAAATCCTTTATAAACGGCGGCAAAATATTCTTATGAGTAACAATTAAAAGACACATTTCTAGTGCTAGTACAAGGCATCATCTGCTAAAACCCAATTTCACACAGTAGTATTTATACTCATATGGAAAGCACTTTTGTTTCAAGTATACACTTATTTCTAGTACTTTTCTCAGGATAAAACTATAACTGGCTGCTGAAATGTCGGCGGTTTTAGAGGAAATATATCAGAAAAAGGGGAATTCGAGTAAGAGCGTAGCGAGAGAACATGTCACACTTAGGCCTGCAAATGAGTTTCACACGAATGATCATTCAAATAACTATATACATACTGGATCGCTTCCCCAAACCCACGTAAGAAACATTGAGAATACTGTTGATGGATATCCGAAGTTGCAGAGGCTATTTAGCCTGAAGGAAAGGCAGGTAATGCAGTTTAATACAAAACCATTTGGTTGCAAGGTAGAGCTTGATGAAATAGTTCCCACATTAAATGATTGGGTACAAAAAGATGGTTTAACTTTCGATGTTGTCATGATTGGTTGCTTGACTGATAATCAATTTATCTATCCCCTTTTAACTCAGTTACCGATACAtaaattgatatcaaagCCAGGGTTTTTATTTGTATGGGGAAGTGCACAGAAGATCAATGAGCTTTCAAGACTTTTGAACAACGAAATATGGGCAAAAAAGTTTCGCAGAAGTGAGGAGTTGGTTTTCGTCCCTGTCAACAAGAATTCACCATTTTACCCCGGATTAGAAGCAGACGACGAGTCactttttgaaaagatgcAATGGCATTGTTGGATGTGTATCACAGGAACAGTAAGAAGAGCCACGGATGGCCATCTCATACATTGCAACATTGATACCGATTTAGCAATCGAATCAAAAAATAGTAAAGTTGGGGCAATTCCGAATCAATTGTACAAGGTAGCAGAGAATTTTAGCACCGCTACAAGGAGACTTCATATCGTTCCCGCCAGAACAGGAAGTGAAACACCAATCCGGATGAGACCTGGTTGGGTTATCATGGGTCCAGATGTACTGCTAGACAACTTCAACGCTATGGAATATAAAAATGAGGTTGGAAGAGTTGGATCGAACCTGCCAAAAGATCCCTCCATAGAGTCATTAAGACCAAAATCTCCAATATCTATTAAAAATTGATGGTATATATAAGCTTGTAATTTCTAATTTGCATTCAGAAGGGCTAAGGTCTTGATTTGAACGAGGCATACGATATGTGTCATGTGTTTTATGTCTAGTCACTGTGGTCATTATCAATACAATCTCCATTCCCAAAATCGGCCGgttattttgaatgaataAAAACATCAGTTAAAGGCATTTTATTCATTTGAACCATTGTTCAACACCTTCCTTGATTGGAGTCAATAAacctttttgttttggtaCATAGTTAATTCTATGGTAAGCgttcaaattctttctcaagaCAATTTGGAAACAGGTGGCAGAGCCCTGTCTGGAAATAATAGTGGAGTATGCTAGGAAAAATTCCCAGATTCTGTACCATCTCATCCCATACTTGTTGACAACATCGTCCTTATGGCCAATCCAGTTTCTGTACCATCTCCATAAAGTTGCGGAGTAATCAACACCGATATTATCAATCGAAACGACCTCAAATCCAGTAGCTTCTAATTTTGAAACGACAAAATCTAACGGTGTAGAAGCGTCAGCACCAGGGAAAATATACTTGTTCATGAAAAGACCCCAGATCAAATCTTCGTATTGCCATGGCTTTCTCAATCCGGCGTATTGTAAGTAGAATAAACCATCATCTTCCAACATGTCGTACACTTGTTGCAAGAAAGAACCGAATTTCCTGATACCAACGTGTTCAGCCATTTCCAAACATGTAATtttatcatatttcttACCGTCCTCAGTGGCCAATGGAGTATCTCTGTAATCCTTACATA
This window encodes:
- a CDS encoding uncharacterized protein (no similarity), whose translation is MHTIHAVDSEIGMLYSISSGEKDLSKKSNDLLENVGRYTENLVIDLNVLREIQVINDTILKSEAFLEAVVVQNGGENPVFQYLHDIETKSKGPFDPESRSIMQEIVYKTVSSRFEFNKIWLPKFFLKVPKSFSAGVILQEQFLVSLWDTLDDDMFLTFVNVCCSMLREVSDHEMIALLRLITEYNTTRDLKEVFAVIFQVFSDTTEIVGKIIQDLDGTLYHRTLTFIGYLISGDSRFITLLFLEQCDAIVPKMENILLLQELLIDLNISAVPLPNHLRSLKLSSMWYTFSENSLFWAVFQRLNSDFNKAAKELAYQLVVRIFEYSGGRIVALWNDDLQTVIPRSVSANLAESIEIKYIGSLYGTLKLLALTSGMQYIV
- the KAR4 gene encoding Kar4p (similar to uniprot|P25583 Saccharomyces cerevisiae YCL055W): MSAVLEEIYQKKGNSSKSVAREHVTLRPANEFHTNDHSNNYIHTGSLPQTHVRNIENTVDGYPKLQRLFSLKERQVMQFNTKPFGCKVELDEIVPTLNDWVQKDGLTFDVVMIGCLTDNQFIYPLLTQLPIHKLISKPGFLFVWGSAQKINELSRLLNNEIWAKKFRRSEELVFVPVNKNSPFYPGLEADDESLFEKMQWHCWMCITGTVRRATDGHLIHCNIDTDLAIESKNSKVGAIPNQLYKVAENFSTATRRLHIVPARTGSETPIRMRPGWVIMGPDVLLDNFNAMEYKNEVGRVGSNLPKDPSIESLRPKSPISIKN